The Saprospiraceae bacterium genome includes a window with the following:
- a CDS encoding C40 family peptidase, translating into MITNKISLFFVVGICIALMMASCSTSNTYRSGKYSSAGKREKSDSKKSSEKAYTYEKKPGENKKEDKSQDVSGIRLDIINTALSYIGTTYRSGGKSPESGFDCSGFTGYVFSQNGIPLAGSSDNLARLGKEKNRDDLAPGDLVFFGNEQRISHVAIVSENLDKKLKVVHATTSAGVKTDVITDYAYWESRFLFGKDILSK; encoded by the coding sequence ATGATAACGAATAAAATATCGCTCTTTTTTGTTGTGGGAATTTGCATTGCCTTAATGATGGCTTCTTGTTCAACTTCAAACACATATAGATCAGGAAAGTACTCATCTGCAGGAAAAAGGGAAAAATCCGACAGTAAAAAATCTTCAGAAAAAGCATATACTTACGAGAAGAAACCTGGTGAAAACAAAAAGGAAGATAAAAGCCAGGATGTGTCCGGAATCCGGTTAGACATCATCAACACGGCCTTGTCATATATTGGGACTACATACAGGTCAGGGGGCAAATCACCTGAGTCGGGATTTGATTGCAGTGGATTTACAGGATATGTATTTTCTCAGAATGGCATTCCATTAGCAGGTTCATCAGACAACCTCGCTAGATTAGGAAAGGAAAAAAACAGAGATGATCTGGCACCCGGAGATCTGGTTTTTTTTGGTAATGAACAAAGGATTTCACATGTTGCAATAGTTTCTGAAAATCTGGATAAAAAATTGAAGGTGGTACATGCTACGACTTCAGCGGGTGTCAAAACGGATGTCATTACAGATTATGCTTATTGGGAGTCACGGTTTTTATTTGGTAAAGACATTCTGTCAAAGTAA
- a CDS encoding glycosyltransferase yields MKILQLCKKFPFPLKDGESIAVTYLSHALHDLGCDITLLSMNTSKHYTDLNSLPREFNHYKEIHVTALDNSINAFSAFKNLFSKESYHVSRFVCPDFKNKLVELLQNNEFDVIQLETLYLAPYIDVIKKHSKALITMRAHNIEFEIWERITSNTKFTFKKWYLKYLTGKLKRFELENLNKYDYLIAVSERDLRKFKTLGYKNGAMSSPIGLDIRNYNLSANKQNNRDICFIGALDWMPNMEGLIWFLEKVWPAIHEKYPHVKFHIAGRNTPDTLQAINLSNVVVHGEVSNAISFMDDYHMMVVPLFSGSGMRVKILEGMALGKTIITTGMGKEGIHAEDGIHLFEAMDEKDFIQKISDILDGKIDTNKISQAARQFVVDHYDHGVNASKLLEKYNNLLSNPYYQKESTNPIH; encoded by the coding sequence ATGAAGATCCTTCAGTTGTGTAAAAAATTTCCATTTCCTCTTAAAGATGGCGAGTCTATAGCAGTGACTTATCTTAGTCATGCCTTGCATGATTTGGGATGTGATATTACATTATTGAGCATGAATACTTCAAAACACTATACTGATTTGAATTCATTACCTAGAGAATTTAACCACTATAAAGAAATTCATGTTACCGCTTTAGATAATAGCATCAATGCATTTTCAGCATTTAAAAACCTTTTTTCTAAAGAGTCTTATCATGTAAGCCGCTTTGTTTGCCCTGATTTTAAAAATAAACTTGTAGAACTGCTTCAAAATAATGAGTTTGATGTCATTCAGCTGGAAACTTTATACCTGGCACCATATATAGATGTAATAAAAAAACACTCCAAGGCACTCATTACGATGCGGGCACACAATATTGAGTTTGAAATTTGGGAAAGAATCACTTCCAACACAAAGTTTACATTTAAAAAATGGTACCTGAAGTATCTGACAGGCAAACTAAAAAGATTTGAACTCGAAAACCTGAACAAATATGACTATCTCATCGCTGTTTCTGAACGCGATCTGAGAAAATTTAAAACTCTGGGCTATAAAAACGGAGCAATGTCTTCACCCATAGGACTTGATATCAGAAACTACAATTTAAGTGCCAATAAACAAAACAACAGAGATATCTGCTTTATAGGGGCTCTGGACTGGATGCCAAATATGGAAGGTTTGATATGGTTTTTGGAGAAAGTATGGCCTGCTATACATGAAAAGTATCCTCATGTAAAATTCCACATAGCCGGGCGCAACACACCTGACACCCTGCAAGCCATAAATCTCTCAAATGTAGTGGTGCATGGTGAGGTTTCCAATGCGATTTCTTTTATGGATGATTATCACATGATGGTAGTTCCTTTGTTTTCAGGCAGTGGTATGAGAGTTAAAATACTGGAAGGTATGGCATTAGGCAAAACAATCATCACTACCGGTATGGGCAAGGAAGGCATCCATGCAGAAGATGGTATTCATTTATTTGAAGCAATGGATGAAAAGGACTTTATTCAGAAAATTTCTGACATACTCGATGGCAAAATAGATACTAATAAAATAAGTCAGGCAGCACGCCAGTTTGTTGTAGATCATTATGATCACGGTGTGAATGCTTCAAAACTGCTCGAAAAATATAACAATCTCTTATCCAATCCTTATTATCAAAAAGAATCAACTAATCCAATACATTGA
- a CDS encoding amino acid permease — MTELKKTINVRGLTMIAIGACIGSGIFVTPANTIDLLPHHGYVLLTWAIGGFIALLGALTFSELGARYPYNGGVYVYLKNAFGPLYGFLYGWITLFIVNTGALAALGMALAEYLTYFIQLSDSWKSILAIMVIWGLTILNIFGVNISQAFASLFTGLKLFAMFLIILVGMYFLPSSYDNLTLDITTGVPENLIQHILLAFVGVFWSIGGWHHATFVSGETIDLKKPFPRLCFTEL; from the coding sequence ATGACTGAATTAAAGAAGACAATCAATGTAAGAGGTCTGACAATGATAGCCATAGGCGCATGTATAGGGTCAGGAATTTTTGTCACTCCAGCCAATACAATAGATCTGCTCCCTCATCATGGTTATGTTTTACTGACATGGGCCATTGGTGGGTTCATAGCGTTGTTAGGTGCACTTACTTTTTCAGAATTAGGGGCAAGATATCCTTACAATGGTGGAGTATATGTTTACTTAAAAAATGCTTTTGGTCCATTGTACGGATTCCTTTATGGATGGATCACACTTTTTATAGTCAATACAGGAGCCCTGGCAGCCCTTGGTATGGCCCTGGCAGAATATCTTACATATTTCATACAACTTTCAGATAGTTGGAAATCAATTCTTGCCATCATGGTGATATGGGGACTTACCATTTTGAATATTTTTGGGGTGAATATTTCTCAGGCATTTGCTTCGTTGTTTACGGGACTAAAGTTATTTGCTATGTTTTTGATTATCCTGGTGGGTATGTATTTTCTACCATCATCTTATGATAACCTCACATTGGATATAACTACAGGTGTACCAGAAAATCTGATTCAACATATTTTGCTCGCTTTCGTTGGAGTTTTTTGGTCCATTGGCGGATGGCACCATGCTACTTTTGTATCAGGCGAAACAATTGACCTCAAAAAACCGTTCCCAAGGCTATGCTTTACGGAACTGTGA
- a CDS encoding nucleotidyl transferase AbiEii/AbiGii toxin family protein, with amino-acid sequence MLSVNEISQYYPEHLRVFKRFILREYLQYKILEIIFNGPYAEKLVFLCGTCLRLIHQNQRFSEDLDFDNFDLHFNEFDEISKNIRTELEFAGYKIETNQVAKGAYHCYIRFPMLLFEQGLSGYTEEKILIQLDTEPQHFNFKPDQPILNKFDVFTRIFATPPDLLMSQKCFAILNRSRNKGRDFFDLIFLMGRGIYPNMEYLNQKYGINTPDELKARLLDKFQTLNMDEMAKDVAPFLFKPVDQNKIRLFADYLKEYSFVK; translated from the coding sequence ATGCTTAGTGTCAATGAAATATCACAATATTATCCTGAACACCTCAGGGTATTCAAGAGATTTATTTTAAGGGAGTATTTGCAATACAAAATTCTGGAAATAATTTTCAATGGGCCATATGCCGAAAAATTAGTTTTTTTATGTGGTACCTGCCTCCGATTAATACACCAAAACCAACGGTTTTCGGAAGATTTAGACTTTGACAATTTCGATTTACATTTTAATGAATTTGATGAAATATCAAAGAATATCAGGACCGAACTGGAGTTTGCCGGGTATAAAATAGAAACAAATCAAGTAGCAAAAGGAGCATATCATTGCTACATCCGATTTCCAATGCTACTTTTTGAACAAGGGTTGTCCGGATATACTGAAGAAAAAATATTAATTCAACTTGACACAGAACCTCAGCATTTTAATTTTAAACCCGACCAACCGATATTGAATAAATTTGATGTGTTTACAAGAATATTTGCGACACCTCCGGATTTATTGATGTCCCAAAAATGTTTTGCTATATTGAACAGAAGCCGCAATAAAGGCCGGGATTTTTTCGACCTTATTTTTCTTATGGGTAGAGGTATATATCCAAACATGGAATATCTAAATCAAAAATATGGAATTAACACGCCGGATGAACTAAAAGCAAGATTGCTGGACAAATTTCAAACTTTAAATATGGATGAAATGGCAAAAGATGTAGCTCCATTTCTATTTAAGCCTGTAGATCAAAATAAAATAAGATTATTTGCGGATTATCTGAAGGAATATAGCTTTGTTAAGTAG
- the glgP gene encoding alpha-glucan family phosphorylase yields MLSRSEIFGYKPKKEYSKPVAYFSMEFAVDQALKIYSGGLGFLAGSHMRSAFDLKQNLVGIGMLWKYGYYDQVRTINGTMKPDYVQKFYSFLTDTGIIFPVEVHSAIVYVKAYLLKPEVFGTAPMFLLTTDIEQNDAVSRTITNRLYDANEATRVAQSIVLGIGGAKLLDILHLETEIYHMNEGHALPLCFYLYSKYRDLQEVKKRVVFTTHTPEEAGNEQRDFNLLSRMSFFNGLDDNEVRDILNIENNTLNYTLSALRFAKIANGVSKMHGEVSNEMWSGYDEICEIRSITNSQNKKYWKDEILESAFENNDIQGLIARKKELKRQLFKVVADQAGKIFDENVLTLVWARRYAGYKRADLIAADAERFLKIVKDTNYPIQIIWAGKPYPEDYSAIDTFNNLYWKTLPLANCAILTGYELGLSATLKKGSDVWLNNPRLYREASGTSGMTAAMNGSINFSIPDGWIPEFAKDGENSFIIPPADRSLRVQEQDEIECQSLLNILENIILPTYYDKPKKWAQIMMNGMQDVSPEFDSDRMAAEYYTAMFNKEVLMAEPV; encoded by the coding sequence ATGTTATCAAGATCTGAAATCTTTGGATACAAACCAAAAAAAGAATATTCAAAACCAGTAGCCTACTTTTCTATGGAGTTTGCTGTCGATCAGGCGCTGAAAATATATAGCGGAGGATTGGGCTTTCTGGCTGGTTCTCACATGAGAAGTGCCTTTGATCTAAAACAAAATCTGGTCGGCATAGGGATGCTTTGGAAATATGGGTATTATGATCAGGTACGTACTATCAATGGTACTATGAAGCCAGACTATGTTCAAAAGTTTTATTCATTTCTTACAGATACCGGGATTATTTTTCCTGTAGAAGTTCATAGTGCTATAGTATATGTAAAAGCATATCTCCTTAAGCCTGAAGTATTTGGAACAGCTCCTATGTTTTTGCTTACCACTGATATAGAGCAAAATGATGCTGTGTCCAGGACAATCACCAACAGACTGTATGATGCCAATGAAGCTACAAGGGTGGCACAATCTATCGTATTAGGTATAGGCGGTGCAAAACTGCTTGATATACTGCATCTCGAAACAGAAATCTACCATATGAATGAAGGTCATGCATTGCCCCTTTGTTTTTATTTGTATTCTAAATACAGAGATTTGCAAGAAGTTAAAAAAAGAGTGGTGTTTACTACCCATACACCCGAAGAAGCAGGCAATGAACAAAGAGACTTTAACCTTCTGAGTAGAATGTCATTTTTTAACGGTCTTGATGATAATGAAGTCAGGGATATTTTGAATATCGAAAACAATACCCTGAATTACACATTATCTGCACTCAGATTTGCCAAAATAGCTAATGGAGTATCTAAAATGCATGGTGAAGTTTCCAATGAAATGTGGTCTGGATATGATGAAATCTGTGAAATCAGGTCCATCACGAACTCACAAAACAAAAAGTACTGGAAGGACGAAATTCTTGAGTCCGCTTTTGAAAATAATGACATCCAAGGTCTGATAGCGCGTAAAAAGGAACTGAAGAGACAACTTTTCAAAGTTGTCGCAGACCAGGCTGGAAAAATATTTGACGAAAACGTACTTACATTAGTTTGGGCACGGAGATATGCCGGATACAAAAGAGCGGATTTGATTGCTGCAGACGCTGAAAGGTTTTTAAAAATAGTAAAAGACACAAATTATCCCATCCAGATCATCTGGGCAGGTAAACCATACCCTGAAGATTACAGTGCTATTGATACATTCAATAACTTATATTGGAAGACTCTGCCATTGGCCAACTGTGCAATACTGACTGGATATGAATTGGGACTGTCTGCCACATTAAAAAAAGGTTCAGATGTTTGGCTCAATAACCCAAGATTGTATCGCGAAGCATCCGGGACAAGTGGTATGACTGCTGCCATGAATGGTTCAATAAATTTTTCAATTCCGGATGGGTGGATTCCGGAGTTTGCAAAAGATGGAGAAAACAGTTTTATCATACCACCCGCAGACAGATCACTCAGGGTACAGGAACAAGATGAGATAGAGTGTCAATCATTATTAAATATTCTGGAAAACATCATCCTACCTACCTATTATGACAAACCTAAGAAGTGGGCTCAAATCATGATGAATGGCATGCAGGATGTAAGTCCTGAGTTTGATTCAGATCGCATGGCAGCCGAATATTATACTGCCATGTTCAATAAAGAAGTACTTATGGCGGAACCTGTTTAA
- a CDS encoding DUF3298 domain-containing protein, with protein MKRVLVVSSLGCLFFLISCKNEIGRLPSKDNITFIPETESFRSGKDCDLQDSLMNECAILNVKRLLPKNINNDLGKAVTDTIESYIKGMIGDCIFPENTSVIDRDISVDSLSKLYFLQHRDFVKEFPEAGGKVWNIDISVDSVFQNPKVLCLSVNGFTFLGGAHPNTFITYHNFDKATGKTLALESIITDLEAFRKIAESEFRKNQELTENQDLEEAGYFFDNGVYSLPSQYAVTDEGLMMFYNAYEAAAYVVGQITFTIPYASLEGIVMMEKLK; from the coding sequence ATGAAGAGAGTTTTAGTGGTTTCGTCTTTGGGATGTCTGTTCTTTTTGATATCATGTAAAAACGAAATCGGCAGATTGCCTTCCAAAGACAATATCACCTTTATTCCCGAAACCGAATCATTCAGATCAGGTAAAGATTGTGATTTACAGGATTCACTGATGAATGAGTGTGCGATCCTTAATGTAAAACGACTTCTACCCAAAAACATCAATAATGACTTGGGAAAGGCGGTAACAGATACCATAGAAAGCTATATTAAAGGCATGATAGGAGATTGTATTTTTCCCGAAAATACATCTGTTATTGATAGAGACATATCCGTGGACTCATTGTCAAAGTTATATTTTCTGCAGCATAGGGATTTTGTAAAGGAATTTCCTGAAGCAGGAGGTAAGGTTTGGAATATAGATATCAGTGTGGATTCTGTATTTCAAAATCCTAAAGTATTATGTCTCTCTGTTAATGGTTTTACGTTTTTGGGAGGTGCACATCCCAATACATTTATCACTTATCACAATTTTGATAAAGCTACCGGTAAAACATTGGCGTTGGAAAGTATCATTACTGACCTCGAAGCCTTCAGGAAAATTGCCGAATCAGAATTTCGTAAGAATCAGGAACTCACAGAAAATCAGGATCTTGAAGAAGCGGGTTACTTTTTTGACAATGGTGTGTATAGCCTTCCTTCTCAGTATGCGGTGACAGATGAGGGCCTTATGATGTTTTACAATGCCTATGAAGCAGCAGCGTATGTAGTCGGTCAAATCACCTTCACCATACCTTATGCATCATTGGAAGGAATAGTCATGATGGAAAAGCTGAAGTAA
- a CDS encoding amino acid permease, with the protein MLYGTVIVTVFYLLIISAYMVLLPIDVMSTSNKVAGDAISTVLNHGGKMVSIAIAISIFGTIGIYTMSAPRIYFAMAKDGIFFKSLAEVSEKYKTPYNAMIFQAAWATLLIFLWGSFMKIITFVTFMDVTFMALASATIFVFRHKNQPNHGFKLRLYPWIPLLYFIVILAFVFNTLSGMNAESWLGLLILILGVPAYYYFRKQSVIPN; encoded by the coding sequence ATGCTTTACGGAACTGTGATCGTTACTGTTTTCTATTTGTTGATTATTAGTGCTTACATGGTGCTTTTGCCCATAGATGTAATGAGCACAAGTAATAAAGTTGCAGGAGATGCTATCTCTACCGTATTGAACCATGGCGGAAAAATGGTTTCAATAGCCATTGCTATTTCCATATTTGGAACAATAGGGATTTATACCATGAGTGCTCCCAGAATTTATTTTGCAATGGCAAAAGATGGCATATTTTTTAAGTCTCTCGCTGAAGTATCTGAAAAATACAAAACACCTTATAATGCTATGATTTTTCAGGCTGCATGGGCTACATTATTGATTTTTTTATGGGGTTCATTCATGAAAATCATCACATTTGTGACATTTATGGATGTCACATTTATGGCATTGGCTTCGGCTACTATCTTTGTTTTCAGGCATAAAAATCAACCAAATCATGGATTTAAGCTAAGATTATACCCATGGATTCCTTTATTATACTTTATTGTAATCCTTGCATTTGTTTTCAATACTTTGAGTGGAATGAATGCAGAATCCTGGCTGGGTTTATTGATTTTAATCCTGGGCGTTCCTGCATATTACTACTTCAGAAAACAGAGTGTTATACCAAATTGA
- a CDS encoding glycosyltransferase family 2 protein translates to MYKNKKVVVVLPAYNAAKTLKKTYDEIPFDLVDEVILCDDASKDNTAELAHHIGIQHVIVHEKNKGYGGNQKSLYNKALELGGDIVIMLHPDYQYTPLLIPSMVNIIGEDLYPVVLGSRILGKGALKGGMPLYKYIANRFLTLTQNFLVGYKLSEYHTGYRAFSRDVLQNIKYNVNSDDFIYDNEMLSQIIYKGYEIAEVTCPTKYFEEASSINFTRSSKYGLGVLRVSVVHLLSKIGLVKSKLY, encoded by the coding sequence ATGTACAAAAACAAAAAAGTGGTGGTGGTACTACCTGCTTACAATGCTGCCAAAACACTCAAAAAAACATATGATGAGATACCTTTTGATCTGGTAGATGAAGTCATACTATGTGATGATGCATCGAAAGACAATACCGCAGAACTCGCTCACCATATCGGGATACAACATGTCATAGTGCATGAAAAAAACAAAGGTTATGGCGGCAATCAAAAATCCCTTTACAATAAAGCACTCGAACTCGGTGGGGATATAGTCATCATGCTTCATCCTGATTACCAGTACACTCCACTGCTGATTCCATCTATGGTCAATATAATAGGTGAAGACCTTTATCCTGTAGTCCTCGGCTCAAGAATTCTGGGCAAGGGTGCACTCAAAGGTGGCATGCCATTGTATAAATATATTGCTAACAGATTTCTTACCCTTACACAAAACTTTCTCGTCGGATATAAATTGTCCGAGTATCATACCGGTTACAGGGCATTCAGCCGCGATGTACTTCAAAACATCAAATACAACGTCAATTCAGATGACTTCATCTATGACAATGAGATGTTATCACAGATCATATACAAAGGCTACGAAATCGCAGAAGTGACTTGCCCCACTAAATATTTCGAAGAGGCATCATCTATCAATTTCACCAGAAGCAGTAAATATGGTTTGGGTGTACTGAGGGTTTCAGTTGTACATTTACTCAGCAAAATTGGCTTAGTGAAGTCGAAGCTATATTAA
- a CDS encoding PepSY domain-containing protein produces the protein MLNKFRQKQARILRIVRRIHRIFGIWLFLFLFITGVTGLLLGWKKNSFGLILAETSSGVSRDVQGFLPFDTLLTISENYARLHFHNDEHEIDRIEVRPDKGIVKVNFKKNYKGLQIDATNGKLLQVESRNSDFIEHIHDGSWFDKTFGLSSGVFKLIYTSLCGIGLIVFTVSGFWLWYGPKLIRRHHEE, from the coding sequence ATATTGAATAAATTTAGACAAAAGCAAGCGAGAATCCTTCGTATTGTCAGAAGGATTCATAGGATATTTGGAATCTGGTTATTTTTATTTTTGTTTATTACAGGAGTGACAGGGTTGCTCCTTGGTTGGAAAAAAAATAGCTTTGGGCTGATTCTGGCAGAAACATCATCAGGAGTGAGTAGAGATGTTCAGGGATTTTTGCCTTTTGATACCCTTTTAACTATTTCAGAAAATTACGCAAGGCTTCATTTTCACAATGATGAACACGAAATTGACAGAATAGAAGTCAGACCAGATAAAGGAATAGTAAAAGTAAATTTCAAAAAAAACTACAAGGGTTTGCAGATCGATGCTACTAACGGGAAACTATTGCAAGTAGAAAGTAGAAATTCAGATTTTATAGAGCATATCCATGACGGTTCCTGGTTTGACAAAACTTTTGGACTTAGTTCAGGCGTCTTTAAGCTCATTTATACCTCGCTTTGTGGTATAGGATTGATCGTTTTTACAGTTTCCGGTTTTTGGTTGTGGTATGGTCCCAAGCTTATCAGGAGACATCATGAAGAGTGA
- a CDS encoding aspartyl protease family protein: protein MRRVLVMLFLCLSVFVHGQFNRSQLLGEYEEIIVPFTYVNGFILVDVIFQRILPMKFIIDTGAENSILLKKEYTELLRTPYHKKIKLYGSDLSDEVTAYVCNGIYLQFLNTRSVRHNILVLETDFVHLDEYIGSRVDGILGAEFFKGLIMKIDYKKLELVLIDPSKFNKSRVKNHQVFDIEIISSKPYLQCITEVKPGLKVKTRLLIDSGAALTALFHHNTDSLLSTSGLILKGSLGKGLGGDIEGFSGRIHKLQIGDFSFNNLLSSFQEIDSSMLGPQKVVRNGILGNLLLERFDVFLDFSASKLYMKAKKGYNKDFEYDKSGMTVFSYGNTLNKYYIRYVIENSPASDADIRPGDIILKIGLFSYKWYSLRQINGVFSSRNGRKIKLKLKRGDEILIKEIVLRDLFSDKHISL, encoded by the coding sequence TTGAGAAGAGTTTTAGTCATGTTATTTTTATGCTTATCAGTTTTTGTCCACGGACAATTTAACAGGTCACAACTTTTAGGTGAGTATGAAGAAATTATAGTTCCATTTACTTATGTCAATGGTTTCATATTGGTGGATGTCATTTTTCAAAGGATATTGCCGATGAAGTTTATTATAGATACAGGCGCTGAAAACTCCATACTACTAAAAAAAGAATATACGGAATTACTGCGTACTCCATATCATAAAAAAATTAAGTTATATGGATCGGACCTGAGTGATGAGGTTACTGCCTATGTTTGTAATGGAATTTATTTACAGTTCTTAAATACAAGAAGTGTCAGGCATAATATTCTGGTACTTGAAACTGATTTTGTGCACTTGGACGAATATATTGGTTCGAGGGTTGATGGAATCCTTGGTGCTGAGTTTTTCAAAGGTTTAATAATGAAAATTGACTATAAAAAATTGGAATTGGTATTGATAGATCCCTCAAAGTTTAATAAAAGCAGGGTTAAAAATCATCAGGTATTTGATATAGAAATCATTAGCAGCAAGCCTTATCTCCAGTGTATTACTGAGGTAAAACCTGGTTTAAAAGTTAAGACAAGACTGCTGATCGACTCAGGAGCGGCATTGACGGCTTTATTTCATCACAATACGGATTCTCTGCTAAGTACATCAGGATTGATTTTAAAAGGCAGCTTGGGCAAAGGGTTGGGCGGTGATATAGAGGGATTTTCAGGAAGAATTCATAAATTACAAATAGGTGACTTTAGTTTTAATAATTTACTAAGTAGTTTTCAGGAAATAGATTCTTCTATGTTAGGGCCGCAAAAAGTAGTAAGAAACGGAATATTGGGCAATTTGCTGTTGGAAAGATTTGATGTGTTTTTGGATTTTTCTGCATCAAAACTCTATATGAAAGCTAAAAAAGGTTATAACAAGGATTTTGAATATGATAAAAGCGGGATGACAGTATTTTCTTATGGAAATACGCTCAACAAGTATTATATAAGGTATGTCATTGAAAACTCGCCGGCATCAGATGCTGATATAAGACCTGGAGATATCATTCTGAAGATTGGATTATTTTCATACAAGTGGTATAGTTTACGCCAAATCAATGGAGTGTTTTCATCCCGTAATGGTCGTAAGATCAAGTTGAAATTGAAACGGGGAGATGAAATTTTAATAAAAGAAATAGTATTGCGAGATTTATTCAGTGATAAACACATTTCGCTTTAA
- a CDS encoding TIGR01777 family protein gives MNEIKKQVILIAGGTGLVGRRLIEMLDKNKYEIIVLSRKPTPSNISGITFAKWDIDKQYIEKIPVPDHIVNLAGEGIADKRWTEDRKKKLVSSRVYSAKTIKKYLNDQHLKPLTYLSASAVGYYGDRNHTVLTEESDPGTGFLSECCQVWEESALETAELCHRHILLRIGIVLSMDGGALPKMTMTSGLRVYNYFGRGDQYYPWIHIDDLCLMMIYCIENNHIHGTYNACSPNSVTNKTIIGEVKKANNHFGVITPVPEFILRLSLGEMASVVLNSNNVSSIKIQSAGFRFKYPDIASAMQDLIGK, from the coding sequence ATGAATGAGATAAAAAAACAAGTCATACTTATCGCAGGTGGAACAGGATTGGTTGGCCGTCGTCTGATAGAAATGCTGGATAAAAATAAGTATGAAATCATAGTATTAAGTAGGAAGCCCACTCCATCTAACATATCTGGTATCACCTTTGCAAAGTGGGATATAGATAAGCAATATATTGAAAAAATTCCGGTTCCTGATCACATCGTCAATCTTGCAGGAGAGGGGATTGCAGATAAGAGATGGACTGAGGACAGGAAAAAAAAATTGGTATCAAGTCGGGTCTATAGTGCCAAAACCATAAAAAAGTATCTGAATGATCAGCATTTAAAACCATTGACGTACTTATCTGCTTCAGCTGTAGGATATTATGGTGACAGAAATCACACTGTACTCACGGAAGAAAGTGATCCTGGCACTGGTTTTCTGTCAGAATGTTGTCAGGTATGGGAAGAATCTGCGCTTGAAACTGCCGAATTGTGTCATAGACATATCCTGTTGCGTATAGGTATTGTGTTATCGATGGATGGTGGTGCATTGCCAAAAATGACCATGACTTCTGGTTTGCGTGTGTACAACTATTTCGGAAGGGGTGACCAATATTATCCATGGATTCATATCGATGATTTGTGCCTTATGATGATCTACTGCATTGAGAATAATCATATCCACGGCACTTACAATGCCTGTAGCCCAAACTCTGTCACAAATAAAACCATCATCGGTGAAGTTAAAAAAGCGAATAATCATTTTGGTGTGATCACACCCGTACCTGAGTTCATACTAAGGCTTTCACTTGGAGAGATGGCATCTGTGGTTTTAAACAGCAACAACGTAAGCAGTATAAAAATTCAATCCGCAGGGTTTCGATTTAAATATCCTGATATAGCTTCGGCAATGCAGGACCTGATTGGAAAATGA